The Xenopus laevis strain J_2021 chromosome 4L, Xenopus_laevis_v10.1, whole genome shotgun sequence genomic sequence tacccaaaacaggggttattttgttacaaagttatgatcataaaattgataagccaccataccacgtcaaggtaaaccccgaatggcggtccctaacttgttttatatttaatgtgcattttagcattacctgtaatcaatgtccgttgaacgctgtttttcactaagggctaaatcctccccagccagcaatcaggcttttaaaggagagatattcccaaaacaaacgcccaattttaaaagcataggatcaccactagtttaaagggggggtatggggtgctacaaccactgaagctatgccacagctcctggctaaatatacaatatcaaaacaggggggttgtgggagcactctaaaggctttaaagtatatatataagtataataaatgctattgcatatgtacccaaatatatatatatatatatatatatatagcttagtataatatttatcaataatatttatggattttttaTCGCTGATCATTTTTTTTGGATAGCACCCTTTTCCATTAGGCATGAAAATCAGTGTGCACTGCCTTTATGCTATAGTTTGTGCAGTAGAAAAAACTGTGGCCAAAAATGCCTGAAATTACTATGTATGATAATAATTTAGGTGTGGTGGGTGGTTCAACTGCTTTTCAGTACATAAGAATTACTGTTCTTGCTGATAGCAGGAAATAATGGATGAGAATTCTGTCCTTCAATATAATGTATGGAAGCATTGTTAGATGAGTGTGTGTTAATTAATAATTGTCTTCAACCTATTCAGGGTCTCATATATAAGCGAGTCCAGTAGgacagaaattagggatgcatcgaatccacttttttggatttggctgaactcccgagccctttgtgaaagattcgggcgaataccaaaccgaatgtgaaccctaatttgcatatgcaaattaggggtgggaagggtaaaacatttttttcttccttgttttgtgacaaagtcatgtgatttccctccccacccctaatttacatatgcaaattaggatttggttcagccaggcagaaggattcggccgaaccctgtgCATCCCTAACAGAAATGGGCTGAAAGaccacaatatatgcagagacaGTGTCTGTCTGTATGGTAACTTGTTGGGGGAAGAAAAACCTTTACGAAATATCATGAGGGTGTATATAAGCTACATAGaattttgtaattggttttccaCTTCTACAGTAAAGTTTATGGTTGACTTTTGGTATTTGCATGAAGGCTAGTTATGCTAAATCTGCTCAGCCTATGTATAGCCTCCACAATAACATAAAAGCATTAGGTAGCATGCATCTGTATCGTTTTAACTAGAGCTGTGAATGAAATATCAGAGAATGTATTGACTATGTTTGGTAATGCCTCCAAATGCCTGCACTGACAAACATAAAGGAATAAGAGCCTTACAATGCTTTGAATCCAGACTGTTGAAGGAATGCATAACAGAACCACAGGAATCAGAAAAGTACCAGAGTTGGTTATGGGCCACAGAGTGGAAGAAGAGGCTTTAGTTTAAAACATTATTTGGAGCATCCTGGCACCTATATTAGACTGAAATTACAGATATAGTGCAACTTACTATATAATAAGCCACAGAATAATAGCAAATATTTACACTTACTTTGTTATTTCTAGCCTCTTTTATTATAGATTTCACTTCTTCTGGAAAAACATAATgtcctttaaaaaattctttcacTTTAATATGTTGCATATCCACCTCCTCTTTTAGCTTTTCATAATCTGGCACAGGTTTTGCTGGATCACTTATGTCTCGAAAAGGCAAAGACTCATCCAAGCTACTGACATTATTTGGATCAACGCTTAAATCATCTTCATCCAGATCCTCAATTTCAAATTCACTCTTTACACAGCGTTCCTTATTAAATGAGGTCTCGAACACATATTGTTCACCATACAAAAATTTCAGGGTTTCTTCAGTTTTCCATTCATTTAAGGTCTGTGTAAGTACTTCTAGCATACTTCCCTTAGCAGCAACAGGGGAAATACCCTCTTTAAGAGCAGTTTGATATTGTGTTGAATTGCGCAGTATTTTACGGAGCTGTTCTGCCCCCTTCTTGCTCACAGCTCTTTGTGTCAATCCCAAAATCTCTACATTACTTTGTACATGATCTGCAGTTTCAATATTGTTTGGACAATTCTGTGTCTTTTTGACTTGATGATGTGAGTTTGACTTGACTTCTTGGTCACTTACACTGCATTTCTGCAACCTTTCCATTGTTTCACTCAAGCTGTGCTCTAGGTTTGGAGccttttccaaattattattaatagaatTCCTCTGTCCTACTTTTTCTGTGTCATCACAGTTTGAAATTACTGATGATACAAATGTCTGCTTGTTGTCATCATGGCCATCACTATCACTGTCAGGAGAGTTGGGATCACATTCCTCAGTAAATGTTGCAGGTTTTTCGATCTCTGATGATTTTATGCGCCTTACAGATAACTTAACCTCTATACCAGATTGACCACTAGAATATaaacagagggggaaaaaaagaatataaacatgTAAAGTGGTAAAAAAACTTTCCTATTTTCCTATACCATCACAAGGGAGCCATGGGAGTACTATCAGGAAAAAGTGTTAGCAATTTCATACACTGGGTGAAGGTGCCTAATATATTGGCAGTGTAATAACCATTCTGTAATTGTGGTGGAGATATTTATATGGGTAAGACCTAAGTGCTTTGTAAAAGAAGAATGGTTAGCCCGGTTTTTCTGTTAATTCAAAAGTAATAGCTTAATTCTACACAActacaagatattaaagggatactgtcatgggaaaaatgtttttttcccccaaaacacatcagttaattgtgctgctccagtagaattatgcactgatatccgtttctcaaaagagcaaacagatttttttatatttaaatttgaaatctgacaaggggctagacatattgtcagtttcctagctgcccccagtcatgtgactttgatatgctctgataaacttcagtcactctttactgcaagttggagatatatcagccccctccctttcccccagcagccttacaacagaacaaggggaagataaccagatagcagctctctaacataaaataacagctgcctggtagatctaagaacagcactcaataataaaatccaggtctcactacgacaccttcagttacattgagtaggagaaacaacagaaagcagttccatcctaaagtgctggctctttctgaaagcatctgaccaggtaaaatgacctaagatggctgcctacacactaatattgcaacaaaataatatatgcttgctggttcaggaatgaaatttcatGGTAcggtgaattatttgaagtgtaaacagtgtaatttagaaatgcatcataaaaatcacgacagaatccctttaaataggtgTATGTAGTCAGACAGCAGTGATATAATAATCAGCTAAAAGTGAATATGTACAAAAGTAATTTAAAACCTAAGGTAGCCCCCAGAATTGTTCTGGGACATAGAATGCTGAAATGAACAgaacccaacccccccccccttcactaATCTTAGCAACTGCTACAACACACTTcattttgggaaataaaaatCACAGTCTATGCATGTTAACCATTAAAAGATACAGATTGAGGCCATATCGCTGTTTACTATTTAAAAAAGCTTATTGTTTCACATGGCATTGCCAATACAAAAATCTAACAGTTGTCTGTCATCACATTTAATGAATATTGCTTCCCTTTTCCTAGTGATACTTCTAGAAAGGAAAGTACACAACCTCTATTTGCATCCCATTTCAACAGCCCTTTGTTGAGCATATTGTTAAAGGCAGATGTACAGTAAATCATACAGATCAAACAAACTTTCTTGGCAGGAAAACAGGAAAACACACATCACCAACCATATAAACAGATCATTTAGAAAATAAAGAGATCCTGCTTCTACAGAGTATTGTTAGAACTATACAAGATAATTATATATTCTTTACCTCTTTCCTTCTTTCAGGAGTTTTATTTCGGGTGGGCTGCAACAGACAAGACATTATGCACTTAAAGCAAGGAAAACATACTTATGACTAAGCTATTAAGCagcaatacatttaaatataatgtactcttaaggaagccatacacgggccaattaaAGCTGCAAACTCTGTCcctgcaggaactacataacccacaatgcattgcactgtgatgttcctttccttattgaatctgtaatatatgttcctaccgcacactcgcctttcctctcactgcgttggtggtgctggtttctccgtcgaccccggccaggtcccttagcaacagcaaacaagaaacggatccgcacacacgctataatcagcagttggggggacacccctctttattatatcacctcgtgatcaacgtttcggggggataaacctcccttcatcctgatgaagggaggtttatccccccgaaacgttgatcacgaggtgatataataaagaggggtgtccccccaactgctgattatagcgtgtgtgcggatccgtttcttgtttgcctTTCCTTATTGAACTCATATGTGCAgggaaattgtggggtttggaggatgcagggagGATGCAGggtaaggacagctggctgttgatacaaattaACAGTTGTCAGTCAGTtgagcaaagtagtcagaaagatcagcaggagagcaggggctaggcttagggaactgtcagaaaccattaaaaatcatgaaaaggctggatattttttaaatgtttactttttaaaaagctcaagtaatgtttttgtggagttcgcctttaagcaaatgctgctttcaataactgTTTTTACAAAGAACGttaaaagcactgacaatttttaataaatgtatattggcatattagttgcttagaatgttttattttattaggcatttttttattCTGGGGTTGCAAAGTTTGAGTGTTGATTATAAATCACATGGGCATCTGAGGCTAGAGTCACACCAGGAGGATTCTCGGCCTGTGTATACCATTTGTCCAAAGGTGTGTTAGATGCTTGTACTTAGAATCATGGCATCCTGGATTTGAAAGAACCTGCACAAGCTCTTTAAAAAGTTATTGCCATAGCAGGTAAAGGGGGCAATTCTCTGTGTTTTGGTGCTGGCCTCTCAGATACTAAAAATCCCAGGCACCAAAGCACCCTAAATCCCCCATATGCCTTTGGAATTATTGTGGTGACATTGGATAACACTTTGCTATGAATACCATTTTGTTTTATCTATAAAAGAAATAGAAACGTTAGCAATATTAGTTGTTACTGGAACAGAAGCTTTATCTCTGcttgatttcttcttttttattttacaggaaaCCTACAGTGATTAATCAGTGTTTTTATAGCAAAGAGGCACCTTTTGCAGGAAAGTTTTGCACTGATTCATGTTCATatgacatatttatttaaaatataatttacatactCCCACAAGTTTAACAGGTTATACTGATCATAACTGATAGTCTTGCTGCActtaaaaagtcaaaataaatacttttttatttcctttggttTGTGTTGCAGTTagtaaaaatatatctatattctataactaaaaACACCACTTATAAcctaacaaaataaaacaaagtctGAAAACCGGCATGTATGCCTGCTAACCAAATATGGACTACTCATTCTAAACATGGGAGGGGGAATGTCTCAAAACATTTTACCTTTTAAATTAGTGCGGTTTTCAAGGACTTGTTTGTTTGAGTGTCattagaaatttttaaaaatattttaagtatTTAGCTAGTTAGATGAAACTCTCCAgtacattaaaaacaaagtagtttgtgtaagatttaaatggtatcagtactgagatgaACTGGttcctgcattgtttacatctcaaATTCCGACAGGAataccccctgcattgttcacacccgtgacacctctattgttcacacctttaaagccctgtactgttcacatttcagacccagactgaaagtgcccacattgttcacacacatacaaactgctggaaggTCACCagtattgtgtcactgtatgtagcacagtatgaactgctcatcttaaagtggtcctgataggtttccccgtctcctgctgtattctgcctgctctacgctacctgtgtgtgtcatactctacctgccctatgctccctgtgtgtgtcataccatactatgcctgccctattctccctttgtgtgccatactctgcctgtgtgtgccctgctttgcctgtggaacataagcctgttatttgttttgggggtttgtttgcatttgaaaattattgttagggggaaCCaagttgtttaatcatgtgctgggggtgctgtgttatccacagcggaggaggcatatggatttaagggtaggcCTTAAAGAACTGttcaatgtaacaataaaatctgggtaaatcggctgtgaaaaataaaaaatctttctaatatagttagttagccaaaatgtaatgtataaaggctggagtgactggatgtctaacagaaca encodes the following:
- the rpap2.L gene encoding putative RNA polymerase II subunit B1 CTD phosphatase RPAP2; translated protein: MAERGSTSKSRKARGKSSGNFQVSDLTSEDAAKRRAALEIAVKRKIEAEKLALQIVEHLLEDDVSEEYLLDCAKCIAPAHYKDAIEERTIIQLCGYPLCNKRLENVPKQKYKISTKTNKVYDITERKCFCSNFCFRASKYYEAQLPKTPVWTRDVESPPEIKLLKEGKSGQSGIEVKLSVRRIKSSEIEKPATFTEECDPNSPDSDSDGHDDNKQTFVSSVISNCDDTEKVGQRNSINNNLEKAPNLEHSLSETMERLQKCSVSDQEVKSNSHHQVKKTQNCPNNIETADHVQSNVEILGLTQRAVSKKGAEQLRKILRNSTQYQTALKEGISPVAAKGSMLEVLTQTLNEWKTEETLKFLYGEQYVFETSFNKERCVKSEFEIEDLDEDDLSVDPNNVSSLDESLPFRDISDPAKPVPDYEKLKEEVDMQHIKVKEFFKGHYVFPEEVKSIIKEARNNKSDISWTPALPLVDSCSQQQIRRRIVLEKLKKVLPAILLPLQITYSEVAKELHDLVRTLRFTNKNITHTIPEWSIIAIVLLSVLLPSIPLHKDTQTNPLNTQFVSKLLEELHFQNEDLERLKERFACNHMPNVS